In Hymenobacter volaticus, the genomic window TGGCTCGCCCCGAAATGCGCGAATTTATGGGTGGCCGTATCATGGTGCCTTACGCCGAGCCGTGGATGGACCGCGTCGACAACATGAAGCTGCTACAGGGCTGGAACTCGACCAACATCACGCACTTCCGCGACTTGGGCGTATTTGGGGAGCAACTGCTGCTGAGCATCCGCTACGGATCTTGGAACGACCCCAACATCGGGGCTGTCAATGCGGCCAACTGGGCGCACTACTGGCGCGAGGAAATCCAGCGCTATATCCATGCCTACCAGGCCGTGACTGGGGTGGATATTGCCTCCGATATTGTGGATGCCCGCGTGATGATGCCTTCCAACGAGGATCGGTATCTACAGCCTTCCGACCTGATTGACCGGCAGGTGGCTTTGCAGCAGCGGCAAACCCGCCGGCCTGCGCAATTGGCCGGGGGCGCTTTGGCCAACGGCATAGGCAATGCAATGCCCGTAGCCGTGCCCCTGCCGCGCCGGAGCAACAACTCGGAATAAGGCGGATCAGAACGTTCCGGTCCGGCAGCGTCCTGCGCTGTCGGGCCGATTGACGTTTCGTTCGAGGTTGCGAAAAGTGAAGCTTCCTCCAAGCCTTGGCTATTGATAGTAAAGGCTTGTGGAATCGTCAGTTGGCCCAAGGTACTACCACGGCGGGTCTGTGCTTCACGTGTGTTTAGGCCGTGTTATGCTTCCATTTTCTGGGTCACACCTGTTGACTTTATGCTCGACTTCACTTCCGCTCTGTATCTCGGTCCACCTACTTTTTCTGTTCCAACTAACCTGCCACTCACTACGGGCCGGCCAGCAGCCTTGCAGGAGCCCGGTTGGCAGCGTCGAATTGCCGAGATGGTAGCTAATCGGCAAGGATTGGAAACCGGCCTGTTGGCGCCCTCCACGCTGCATCTGTTTTGGGATGTGCTCGCCCTGGCTCCGTCCAGCGCGGTCATATTCATCGACCAAGCTATGTACCCGATAGGCCACTGGGGCGCGGCGCGAGCAGCACTGCGTGGCTTGCCCGTAGTGCCCTTCGACGCCGACAATCTGCCAGCTCTGCGCCGCTTGCTGCACATCTACCGGCAGCAGGGCCACATCCCGTGGTTACTTACCGATGGCTGGCGCCTAGCGCAGGAGGGCCCCGCGCCGCTAAGCTGCTACCAAGAATTGCTGCGCCCCGATCCGCGTAGCGTCCTACTCCTCGACGACACCCAGGCTTTCGGAGTGCTAGGAGCAAAGCCTAGCGCCCAGCATCCACTAGGGCAGGGTGGTGGTGGCAGCCTCCCTTACGCGGGCGTGCGCGGTCCGGGTATTGTGTGCATCAGTTCCCTGGCCAAGGGCTTGGGCGTGCCGGTGGCCGTGCTAACGGGCAGCCGGAAGTGGGTGGCCCGCTTTGCGCGGCGCAGTGCCACGCGGGTGCACAACAGCCCGGTATCGAACTGGCACGCTTGGGCAGCCGGGCAAGCTTTGCACCGCGACGCGGCCAGAACCGGCAATGCGGCCCGGCAGCAGTTGGCGCAGCGCATCCGTGAATTTCGACGGAAGATGGGGCAGCTGGCTGGCAACTGGCAGGCGGCTGGTTTCCGGTGCAGAAACTAACCTTGCCTACCTCCGTGGCGGCACTCAGCTTGCATGCCTACTTAGAGCTACAGGGTATCCAGGCGCTACTAACCACCAATGCCCAGCAACCTACGGTACCGCAAGTGGCATTCTGTCTGCGCGCCGACCATTCCCCCGCCGATATAGCGCACCTAACGCAGGCGTTGTTGGCCTGGGCAACCAAAAACAGTTTTCCATTTTCCATTCCCAACGTCAGCTTACGCCATGAAACTCAACATGCCGTTTACACCTGAGTCGCGGCGCCTTGCGGCCCCGGCTCCGGCCAAAGACTTAGCTACCGTTTATACGCGTGGGGGGCAAACGTTGCGGGTGCCGTTGCGCCCAGCGCCGGTGGGTACCGCCGGGTGTGTGGGCCACCCCGAGTTGCAGCTAATGCGCTGGCTGCGCAACCGGGCAACTGCCGAGCCGGGTTTTCCGGTGCGAGTACGGAGTGTACTACTGGTAGTGCAACGAGGCGGATGTTCCGTTTGCCAAGAAGCCTTATACCGTTTTTTGAGTCGGTTTCGCCTTAACACCAAGCTGCGACTCGTGCGAACGGGTGCACACCCAATGGGGTGTGGCTGCGGTTGCGCGCATTGCCAGGCAAGCAGCCGTGTTCGCAAGTCGTTGCTAGACGAACTGCTGGGCGAGACGCTGCTGGAAATTGAGCGTGAACAGGAAGAAGAGTACCGCAAGTTCAACCGCCAGTTTAGGCGAACCATGGCGCAAACCATAGCAAAGGACGGCAAGCATCCGCTCGGCTTTTTGGTGAAAGACGGGAAAGGGGGCAAACCCGTGTGGCGTTCAGCGAAAGATCGGCGGGTAGATGCCGGCCACGTGACGCCCGTCTTGACGCTGAGCCGCCGCAAGCAGCTTACCGAGCGCCTCGCCATCCAGGACCGCCACCTCAATCGCTCAGACGGTGCCCGCATGGGTGC contains:
- a CDS encoding polymorphic toxin type 5 domain-containing protein, which translates into the protein MKLNMPFTPESRRLAAPAPAKDLATVYTRGGQTLRVPLRPAPVGTAGCVGHPELQLMRWLRNRATAEPGFPVRVRSVLLVVQRGGCSVCQEALYRFLSRFRLNTKLRLVRTGAHPMGCGCGCAHCQASSRVRKSLLDELLGETLLEIEREQEEEYRKFNRQFRRTMAQTIAKDGKHPLGFLVKDGKGGKPVWRSAKDRRVDAGHVTPVLTLSRRKQLTERLAIQDRHLNRSDGARMGARGRGSTIQVIDIKGVPVDVATARKWNAQKLLPDYYVTPAYIEAHRVKGWSANGELFFAVGSQKDLISETGF